A window of Zavarzinella sp. contains these coding sequences:
- a CDS encoding ATP-binding protein, whose amino-acid sequence MDALNTPLKELELLKVFKELCVETGKLGNSSPFEAKVATHHQVTNQASFDIADLQMEIRRRLNETIEDVRSGRKGSQVILISGGPGTGKTHLLNTYRNPELQQNLGYIFMGGSNHWKISEFEGRLLDWVIEALTAPAPTEDHPLLQRIRTIGFRAIEILLETPGYQLYLQSSKNWFRKKIFGRVSSTTLKQLCQSHDPALFNYFDEQRLGDYIASRFLAERSNPIHRYVMKILVSYLFNNEGDLISERDHVLHWFRGTNPDQYFKSRFGITEELSQDYTRTEAVKLLAHLFSGEVSRQLGSETQPCEPITFLLTFDQTEGRAELFESELEWREFFAQLSELYNSMSNLVIVFTMTNLLRDRYLGTLERQFRDRMIATSDFELRLPNPEQLLNLYRRRCEGWLAHDPIVLDKYRSLANPFLPFTIDSVKLEAGNKPIRLSLEILHKKFLEKLQQKTFEPLHDYRFFLNQLNQDNEVIKSYDYTSKHLDTLKSLMDRLNNYLKLQHNIFLTDITQINLDSIPCLQLTMELSSGSRSIQVNIARFGRNYTSEVPRIIDQLLKNAHKNQNFLWLLRPEPWNPDIPHNYSSQIFAHSCKIEIEQIFLSLIHVADKAAEVAENDPAYVTAFEQLLQTTIDQTYLGELLKHSQEKLKQRVKTDAGSEVTDSEATS is encoded by the coding sequence ATGGACGCCCTGAACACCCCACTGAAAGAGCTGGAACTTCTCAAAGTTTTCAAAGAATTGTGCGTTGAAACTGGCAAACTGGGTAATAGTTCGCCGTTTGAAGCGAAAGTCGCCACGCACCACCAGGTTACTAATCAAGCCAGTTTTGATATCGCCGATCTGCAAATGGAGATCCGCCGTCGGCTAAACGAAACAATTGAAGATGTCCGTTCTGGCAGAAAAGGTTCTCAAGTGATTCTGATTTCCGGTGGGCCTGGCACGGGCAAGACCCACCTGCTGAACACCTACCGCAATCCGGAACTGCAGCAGAATCTTGGCTACATCTTTATGGGTGGGTCGAATCACTGGAAAATCAGCGAGTTTGAAGGTCGACTGCTGGATTGGGTGATCGAGGCACTTACGGCTCCCGCACCCACGGAAGATCACCCGCTGTTACAGCGAATCCGGACCATCGGTTTTCGAGCTATTGAGATTCTACTGGAGACCCCCGGATATCAATTGTATCTGCAAAGCAGCAAAAACTGGTTTCGGAAAAAAATTTTCGGGCGGGTGTCTTCAACAACTCTCAAACAACTTTGCCAGTCCCACGATCCTGCGTTGTTCAATTATTTCGACGAACAACGACTGGGGGATTACATCGCCAGCCGGTTTCTTGCAGAACGATCGAATCCAATTCACCGCTATGTAATGAAAATTCTGGTTTCTTATCTCTTTAACAACGAAGGCGACCTAATCAGTGAGCGGGATCATGTGCTGCACTGGTTTCGTGGCACCAATCCCGACCAGTATTTCAAATCTCGTTTCGGTATTACTGAAGAGTTAAGCCAGGATTACACCCGCACCGAAGCGGTGAAACTGCTGGCCCATCTGTTTTCTGGTGAAGTGTCCCGTCAATTGGGTTCAGAAACCCAGCCATGCGAACCAATCACCTTTCTGCTGACTTTCGATCAAACCGAAGGTCGCGCTGAATTGTTTGAAAGTGAATTGGAATGGCGGGAGTTCTTTGCCCAACTGAGCGAACTTTACAATTCGATGAGCAACTTGGTAATTGTGTTTACGATGACCAATCTGTTAAGGGACAGGTATCTCGGTACGCTAGAAAGGCAATTCCGAGATCGGATGATCGCAACCAGTGATTTTGAACTTCGTTTACCGAACCCGGAACAACTACTGAATTTGTATCGACGGCGATGCGAAGGGTGGCTGGCACACGATCCAATCGTGCTTGATAAATACCGTAGTTTGGCCAACCCATTTCTGCCTTTTACTATAGATTCAGTTAAGCTGGAGGCTGGGAACAAACCGATTCGATTGTCTCTGGAAATCCTGCACAAAAAGTTCCTTGAGAAACTACAGCAAAAAACTTTTGAACCGTTGCACGACTACCGCTTCTTTTTGAATCAGTTGAATCAAGATAACGAAGTGATCAAATCATACGACTACACTTCAAAACATCTCGATACACTGAAGTCGCTGATGGATCGACTGAATAATTATCTTAAACTACAGCACAATATTTTTCTGACAGATATCACACAAATCAATTTAGATAGTATCCCCTGTCTGCAATTGACTATGGAATTGAGCAGTGGTTCCAGGTCAATTCAGGTGAATATTGCCCGATTCGGCAGAAACTATACGAGTGAAGTCCCAAGGATCATCGATCAACTGCTGAAAAATGCCCACAAGAACCAGAACTTTCTTTGGCTGCTCCGTCCAGAGCCCTGGAATCCGGATATTCCCCATAACTACAGTTCTCAGATTTTTGCCCACTCCTGCAAAATCGAAATCGAACAAATCTTCCTTTCACTGATTCATGTGGCAGACAAAGCTGCGGAAGTAGCAGAAAATGATCCCGCCTACGTAACCGCATTCGAGCAGCTTCTGCAAACTACAATTGACCAGACTTATCTGGGTGAATTGCTGAAGCATTCTCAGGAAAAACTGAAACAACGTGTTAAAACTGATGCGGGTTCTGAAGTCACCGATTCAGAGGCAACATCGTGA